From Maylandia zebra isolate NMK-2024a linkage group LG11, Mzebra_GT3a, whole genome shotgun sequence, one genomic window encodes:
- the LOC101472327 gene encoding lysosomal thioesterase PPT2, which yields MKCPRVAAGSRGPMLLLLLLVVAGVCVDSYKPVIIVHGIFDGPQQFQNLSRFIKKVHPGTEVTVIDLYDDLLSLQPLWKQVPDFRQSFNSIMKNAPDGVHLLCFSQGGLICRALLSTTPNHNVHTFISLSSPLAGQYGDTDYLQKVFHKTLKKNVHFICYNKFGQKVSICDYWNDPHQRLSYLRNNIFLPLLNGERPHSDMTAWRENFLQIEKLVLIGGPDDGVITPWQSSHFGFYDSSENVVEMQKQEFYLNDAFGLKTLDQRGDLVTCVHSGVKHTTWHSNFTVFRNCMEKWLT from the exons ATGAAGTGTCCACGGGTAGCCGCAGGGTCGCGTGGCccgatgctgctgctgctgctgctggtggtcgCAGGTGTTTGCGTGGACAGCTATAAACCAGTCATCATCGTGCATGGCATCTTTGATGGACCACAGCAGTTCCAGAACCTGTCAAGGTTCATAAAGAAG GTGCATCCAGGCACTGAGGTCACAGTGATCGACTTGTACGACGACCTGTTGAGTCTGCAGCCGCTGTGGAAGCAGGTCCCAGACTTCAGGCAGTCCTTCAACTCCATCATGAAAAATGCTCCTGATGGTGTCCATCTTCTGTGCTTTTCACAAG GTGGTCTAATTTGTCGAGCACTTCTCTCCACGACTCCCAACCACAACGTGCACACCTTCATTTCACTGTCATCCCCACTGGCTGGACAGTACGGAG ACACAGACTACCTGCAGAAGGTATTCCACAAAACCTTAAAGAAGAATGTGCATTTTATCTGCTACAACAAATTCGGTCAAAAAGTGTCTATTTGTGACTACTGGAACG ACCCTCACCAAAGACTCAGCTACCTGCGGAACAACATCTTTCTGCCTCTCCTTAATGGTGAACGACCTCACAGTGACATGACAG CGTGGAGGGAAAACTTCCTGCAAATCGAGAAGTTGGTGCTAATTGGAGGACCGGATGATGGTGTCATCACACCGTGGCAGTCAAG CCACTTCGGATTCTATGACAGCAGCGAAAACGTCGTAGAAATGCAGAAGCAGGAG TTTTACCTGAACGATGCGTTTGGGCTGAAGACGCTGGACCAACGTGGCGACTTGGTGACGTGTGTTCATTCGGGGGTGAAGCACACAACCTGGCACTCCAACTTCACAGTGTTCAGGAACTGCATGGAGAAGTGGCTCACATAA